In Blautia wexlerae DSM 19850, a single window of DNA contains:
- a CDS encoding glycosyltransferase has translation MKKILVIGMTSTPGGVESFLINYCLNKNMTGIQFDFLCPSENKIAYSEEIEKQGNVYYVVPKSKNMFLHKKQLKDFFKTYSKEYVAVWANLNSLMNVDFLKIARKSGIKHIIVHSHNSSNMGGLLQKILHTKNKYFIGKIATEFWACSSGAAKWFYPNKLPSTVINNAINVDKYEFDQLKRENIRKEYDLDGCKVIGHIGRLHFQKNQSQLLVIMYQLIQKDESYRLVLIGSGPDKEMLVREISQMGLEKYVIFAGEQKDIGGWLSAFDVFVFPSRFEGLSIVGLEAQANGIPIIASTNAINDEGLINSNVIRISLDNSVEEWCHAIEQSIGEVRCEHSIIKERFRAKCFDIDVEVGKMSKYFNALE, from the coding sequence ATGAAAAAAATTCTAGTTATTGGAATGACTAGTACGCCAGGTGGTGTAGAGTCTTTTCTTATAAATTACTGTTTAAACAAGAATATGACAGGTATACAATTTGATTTTTTATGCCCGTCAGAAAATAAGATTGCTTATTCGGAAGAGATTGAAAAACAGGGAAATGTGTACTATGTTGTTCCTAAAAGTAAAAATATGTTTTTACATAAAAAACAACTAAAAGATTTTTTCAAGACGTATTCTAAAGAATACGTAGCAGTTTGGGCAAATTTAAATTCATTGATGAATGTGGATTTCTTAAAAATTGCTAGAAAATCTGGGATTAAACATATTATTGTTCACAGCCACAATTCAAGTAATATGGGTGGATTATTACAGAAAATATTACACACGAAGAATAAGTATTTTATTGGTAAAATAGCTACAGAGTTTTGGGCATGTTCTAGCGGTGCGGCAAAATGGTTCTATCCAAATAAGCTCCCATCTACAGTTATAAACAATGCTATAAATGTTGACAAGTATGAATTTGATCAATTAAAGCGCGAAAATATTCGTAAAGAATATGATTTAGACGGATGCAAAGTAATAGGTCATATAGGAAGGCTGCATTTTCAAAAAAATCAAAGTCAATTGTTGGTAATTATGTATCAGTTAATTCAAAAGGATGAATCATATAGATTGGTTTTAATTGGTTCCGGTCCTGATAAGGAGATGCTTGTTAGAGAGATTTCTCAAATGGGATTAGAAAAGTATGTAATCTTTGCAGGAGAGCAAAAAGATATTGGCGGTTGGCTGAGTGCATTTGATGTGTTTGTTTTTCCTTCAAGATTTGAGGGGCTAAGTATTGTTGGATTAGAAGCTCAAGCAAATGGAATTCCTATTATTGCGTCTACAAATGCAATTAATGATGAAGGACTTATTAATTCAAATGTTATAAGAATTAGTTTAGATAACTCTGTAGAGGAGTGGTGTCATGCAATTGAACAGTCAATTGGAGAAGTGAGATGTGAACACTCTATTATAAAGGAAAGGTTTAGAGCCAAATGTTTTGATATTGATGTAGAGGTTGGAAAAATGTCAAAGTATTTTAATGCATTAGAATGA
- a CDS encoding polysaccharide pyruvyl transferase family protein, whose amino-acid sequence MDKKTAKIGILTFHKAINYGSVLQAWALQNTLKMNGYDSEIIDYEPKELRHLYETSLKDAKGFKRKLKRILSFKRKVSMQRDKFLCFRKENLHLSKEMYFYDSDFRGIADKYDVIITGSDQVWNTNIVDCDPIFFLPFPFNGKKIAYACSVNDGQVNERFPADWLEKWLRQYDFISVREQSGVEKLSSFLNYNMKIYNTLDPTLLLDKEMYTSLLGDRIKDERYIFLYNMWTKMEGIQVAKKVSEKLGLPVYTITNQMDMIRIVKYSRNGVKVDLQHTGPKDFLNYIYYSDFIITDSFHGTAFSIIFNKEFLTLNTHMDNGQYKNDERLISILSNEALVERFVKIDDIDSLDLHKRIDYTRVNEYREDLRTQSLGLLLDAIEGKINL is encoded by the coding sequence ATGGATAAGAAGACTGCCAAGATTGGAATATTAACTTTTCACAAGGCCATAAATTATGGGTCTGTTCTACAAGCATGGGCTTTACAGAATACCTTGAAGATGAATGGGTATGATTCTGAAATTATTGATTACGAACCCAAAGAACTAAGGCATTTATATGAAACAAGCTTAAAAGATGCTAAAGGATTTAAAAGGAAGCTTAAAAGAATTCTTTCTTTTAAAAGAAAAGTATCTATGCAAAGAGATAAGTTTTTGTGTTTTAGAAAAGAAAATTTACATTTGAGTAAAGAAATGTATTTTTACGACTCGGATTTCAGAGGCATTGCGGATAAGTATGATGTGATAATTACGGGAAGTGATCAAGTTTGGAATACAAACATAGTAGATTGTGATCCTATTTTTTTTCTACCATTTCCTTTTAATGGTAAAAAGATTGCGTATGCTTGTAGTGTAAATGATGGTCAGGTGAATGAAAGATTTCCGGCAGATTGGCTTGAAAAATGGCTCAGGCAGTATGATTTCATTTCGGTTAGAGAACAAAGCGGAGTAGAGAAATTATCTTCATTTTTAAATTATAATATGAAGATTTATAATACCTTGGATCCAACATTATTATTGGACAAAGAGATGTATACTTCGTTACTTGGAGATAGAATTAAGGATGAGCGCTACATATTCTTGTATAATATGTGGACAAAAATGGAAGGAATACAAGTAGCTAAAAAGGTATCTGAAAAATTAGGCTTACCGGTATATACGATTACTAATCAAATGGATATGATTAGAATTGTTAAATATAGCCGTAATGGTGTTAAAGTTGACTTACAGCATACAGGGCCTAAAGATTTTCTGAATTATATTTACTATTCGGATTTTATAATAACAGATTCATTTCACGGTACCGCATTCTCTATTATTTTTAATAAAGAATTTTTGACACTTAATACTCATATGGATAATGGGCAGTATAAAAACGATGAACGTCTTATAAGCATATTAAGTAATGAAGCGTTAGTAGAGCGCTTTGTAAAAATAGATGACATTGACTCTTTGGATTTGCATAAGAGAATAGATTATACGAGAGTAAATGAATATAGAGAAGATTTAAGAACGCAATCGCTTGGTTTGCTACTGGATGCAATTGAGGGAAAAATTAATTTGTAA
- a CDS encoding glycosyltransferase family 2 protein, with protein sequence MGKDKISIIMPAYKVEDTIARCIQSIINQTYSNLEIILVEDGSPDRCPEICDEYMRNDARIKVIHQKNGGLSKARNVGLSNATGDWILFVDSDDYIDYELCEKVHDCAVKNKADIVMFGFTKFKDGEQIKCSVVESVSRLLNKDEAMGLLSDPNIGNFSWNKFYKRSLFNDIKYPEGRVYEDLATTYKVIDRASQICLLETKLYYYYQSDNSITHTITKKHVTDEFEQRFEQYNFLIEHNYEAAKLVREELFADALQYCIYCPYEPSNPTYANASNVILGSKEVRQIFGGTYKIMYHMYTISVHLFNFVCCLLKKRLKV encoded by the coding sequence ATGGGAAAAGACAAGATAAGTATTATTATGCCTGCTTACAAAGTGGAAGATACTATAGCACGTTGCATACAATCAATAATTAATCAAACATATTCAAATCTGGAAATAATATTAGTAGAAGATGGTTCTCCGGATAGGTGCCCTGAAATATGCGATGAATATATGAGAAATGATGCAAGAATCAAAGTTATTCACCAGAAGAATGGAGGATTATCTAAGGCAAGAAATGTTGGATTATCTAATGCAACTGGTGATTGGATTCTTTTTGTTGATAGTGATGATTATATTGATTATGAATTATGTGAAAAAGTACATGATTGTGCAGTGAAAAACAAAGCGGATATTGTTATGTTTGGGTTTACTAAGTTTAAAGACGGTGAACAGATTAAATGTAGTGTTGTGGAAAGTGTATCTCGTCTGTTAAACAAAGATGAGGCCATGGGGCTTTTATCCGACCCTAATATTGGAAACTTTTCATGGAACAAGTTTTACAAGAGAAGTTTGTTTAATGATATTAAGTATCCAGAAGGTAGAGTTTATGAAGATTTAGCGACTACTTATAAAGTTATTGATAGAGCTTCGCAAATCTGTTTATTGGAAACAAAATTGTATTATTACTATCAATCAGATAACAGTATTACGCATACGATCACTAAAAAGCATGTTACTGATGAATTCGAGCAGAGATTTGAACAGTATAATTTTTTGATAGAACATAATTATGAAGCGGCTAAACTTGTGAGAGAAGAGTTATTTGCTGATGCATTACAATATTGTATTTACTGCCCGTATGAGCCAAGTAATCCTACATATGCAAATGCCTCAAATGTTATATTAGGCTCAAAGGAAGTTAGACAAATATTTGGTGGAACGTATAAGATTATGTACCATATGTACACTATCTCGGTCCATCTATTTAATTTTGTATGTTGTTTATTAAAAAAACGATTAAAAGTTTAG